In the Pseudobacteroides sp. genome, ATTATCTGATTTGGGTGCAATCGATATTCGGTATATTCCATTGGAAACTTCGGATCAAAGTATTATATCACGGATTAGAAAGGTAGTTTTTAGCAGAAGTTATTTCTTAACAAACAATAATTCTACTGAAATCAACATGTTCTTATATGATGGTTCATTTGTATCCAAAATTGGAAGTGAAGGCAGGGGGCCAAGTGAAATTACAACGGCTCATGATATTGATATTAATCCACAAAATGAATCGATTTATATAGTTGATGGATGGTTGAGAAAGTTCCTGGTATATAATAAAGGTGG is a window encoding:
- a CDS encoding 6-bladed beta-propeller; the encoded protein is MSLTTECQPIKIDLRKLPKKVDVKLSDLGAIDIRYIPLETSDQSIISRIRKVVFSRSYFLTNNNSTEINMFLYDGSFVSKIGSEGRGPSEITTAHDIDINPQNESIYIVDGWLRKFLVYNKGGKLMRTFKSPLIGAVQFKITNDGILCYNENNVANVENSYNFIDTTG